In one window of Comamonas testosteroni DNA:
- a CDS encoding nucleobase:cation symporter-2 family protein encodes MNDQTGASKNAAVKRPEDENLGVTANLMYGLQHVLTMYGGIVAVPLIVAEAAGMSAADAGLLVTACLFMGGVATLLQTLGIPFFGCRLPLVQGVSFAGVATMVSILHTGGGMQGVLGAVMYASVLGLIIAPVFSRITKFFPPLVNGCVITVIGMSLMPVAAHWAMGGNAKSADYGSMGNIGLAGLSLFMVLLFSKLGNAMLSRLSILVAIVVGTITAVFIGKADFSQVFNGPIFAVPTPLHFGWPTFDMAATISMFIVILVILVETSADVLAVGEIVDSPVDGRRLGDGLRADMLSSIVAPIFGGFTQSAFAQNVGLVAVTGIKSRFVVAFSGLILIVFGVLPVMGRIVACVPPSVLGGAGLVLFGTVAASGIRTLAKVEYNNNMNLIIVATSVSAGLLPVVAPKFYDQFPAWFATIFHSGISATALVAVTLNLLYNHFKQGNSDQPSVFEAGYGRALSQHVLEALADGDRVEGGKVYDKEGKEVPILPVKPAHGH; translated from the coding sequence ATGAACGATCAGACCGGAGCATCCAAGAATGCGGCCGTCAAGCGCCCCGAAGATGAGAATCTTGGCGTCACCGCCAACCTCATGTATGGCTTGCAACATGTGTTGACCATGTACGGCGGTATCGTGGCGGTGCCTCTGATCGTGGCTGAAGCGGCTGGTATGTCCGCTGCTGATGCCGGTCTGCTGGTGACCGCCTGCCTGTTCATGGGGGGTGTGGCAACCTTGCTGCAGACGCTGGGCATTCCTTTCTTCGGCTGCCGTCTACCTCTGGTTCAAGGCGTTTCGTTTGCAGGCGTGGCCACCATGGTCAGCATCCTGCACACCGGTGGTGGCATGCAGGGCGTGCTGGGGGCCGTCATGTACGCCTCGGTACTGGGTCTGATCATTGCGCCGGTTTTTTCGCGCATCACCAAATTTTTCCCGCCCTTGGTCAATGGCTGCGTGATCACGGTAATCGGCATGTCGCTAATGCCTGTGGCTGCGCATTGGGCCATGGGCGGCAATGCCAAGTCTGCTGATTACGGCAGCATGGGCAATATCGGTCTGGCCGGTCTGTCGCTGTTCATGGTGCTGCTGTTCAGCAAGCTGGGCAATGCCATGCTGTCGCGCCTGTCGATTCTGGTGGCGATCGTGGTGGGCACCATTACGGCCGTCTTCATCGGCAAGGCCGATTTCTCGCAGGTGTTCAACGGTCCCATTTTTGCGGTGCCCACACCTTTGCACTTCGGCTGGCCCACTTTCGACATGGCGGCCACCATCTCCATGTTCATCGTGATTCTCGTGATCCTGGTGGAAACCTCGGCCGACGTGCTGGCCGTGGGTGAAATCGTGGACAGCCCCGTGGACGGTCGCCGTCTCGGTGACGGTCTGCGCGCCGACATGCTCTCCAGCATCGTGGCTCCCATCTTCGGCGGCTTCACACAAAGCGCTTTTGCACAGAACGTGGGCCTGGTGGCCGTGACCGGAATCAAGAGCCGTTTCGTGGTGGCTTTCTCCGGCCTGATCCTGATCGTGTTTGGCGTGCTGCCGGTGATGGGCCGCATCGTTGCCTGCGTGCCTCCCTCGGTGCTGGGCGGTGCCGGCCTGGTGCTGTTCGGTACCGTGGCTGCCAGCGGCATCCGTACCCTGGCCAAGGTGGAATACAACAACAACATGAATCTGATCATTGTTGCCACTTCGGTGAGCGCGGGTCTGCTGCCGGTGGTGGCTCCCAAGTTCTATGACCAGTTCCCTGCATGGTTTGCCACGATCTTTCACTCGGGCATCAGCGCAACCGCTCTGGTTGCCGTGACCCTGAACCTGCTCTACAACCACTTCAAGCAAGGCAATTCCGATCAGCCTTCCGTCTTTGAAGCCGGTTATGGCCGCGCCCTGAGCCAGCATGTGCTGGAAGCCCTGGCCGATGGCGACCGCGTCGAAGGTGGCAAGGTCTACGACAAGGAAGGCAAGGAAGTGCCCATCCTTCCGGTCAAGCCGGCACATGGCCATTGA
- a CDS encoding NAD(P)/FAD-dependent oxidoreductase — translation MSLSNATTNASLSLQPAVETDAIIIGAGPAGLFQAFQLGLQGIQAHLIDALPHVGGQCSQLYAHKPIYDIPGIPVCTGLELVQLLEKQIAPMQVSRHLSQQVQTLQALEDGRWQLGTTAGALFHTRTVFIAAGVGAFVPKALKAPGVDALGTGQLHYHPQQLDMAAGRQVLVYGGDEEAVAAAIACSSSAARTVLMHRRDSFNAEPAQLSELQQLRESGTLEVLIGQITEVRHGDGRLEAVQWMDGEGDEHTRPVEQLLVYQGISPKLGPLTDWGLALERKQLAVDPATLATSAPGIYAIGDIVSYSGKKRLILCAFHEATMAAFAAAEYLQGSKPLLEYTTTSARLHAILGVSH, via the coding sequence ATGAGCCTGTCCAACGCAACGACCAACGCTTCCCTCTCACTACAACCCGCCGTGGAAACCGACGCCATCATCATTGGCGCAGGTCCGGCGGGTTTGTTTCAGGCCTTTCAGCTTGGCCTGCAGGGCATTCAAGCCCATTTGATCGATGCCCTGCCCCATGTGGGCGGCCAGTGCAGCCAGCTCTACGCGCACAAGCCCATCTACGATATTCCCGGCATTCCCGTGTGCACCGGCCTGGAGCTGGTGCAACTGCTGGAAAAACAGATCGCGCCCATGCAGGTGAGCCGCCATCTGTCCCAGCAAGTACAGACTCTGCAGGCCCTTGAGGACGGGCGCTGGCAGCTCGGCACCACGGCAGGAGCGCTGTTCCACACCCGCACCGTCTTCATCGCCGCAGGTGTCGGCGCGTTCGTGCCCAAGGCCCTCAAGGCACCGGGTGTGGATGCACTCGGCACGGGCCAGTTGCACTATCACCCGCAGCAGCTGGATATGGCCGCAGGCCGCCAGGTGCTGGTCTATGGCGGCGATGAGGAAGCCGTAGCAGCTGCCATTGCCTGCAGTTCAAGCGCGGCCAGAACCGTTCTCATGCATCGCCGTGACAGCTTCAATGCCGAGCCTGCGCAACTGAGCGAGCTGCAGCAACTGCGCGAATCCGGCACCCTTGAAGTGCTGATCGGCCAGATCACCGAAGTGCGGCACGGCGACGGCCGACTAGAGGCCGTGCAATGGATGGACGGCGAAGGCGACGAACATACGCGGCCTGTCGAACAGTTGCTGGTATACCAGGGCATTTCACCCAAGCTGGGCCCTTTGACGGACTGGGGCCTGGCACTGGAGCGCAAGCAACTGGCGGTGGATCCGGCAACGCTTGCCACCAGCGCCCCGGGGATTTATGCCATTGGCGACATCGTCAGCTACAGCGGCAAGAAGCGGTTGATCCTCTGCGCCTTCCACGAAGCCACCATGGCCGCGTTTGCAGCCGCCGAATACCTGCAAGGCAGCAAGCCTTTGCTGGAATACACGACGACCAGTGCGCGCCTGCATGCCATCCTGGGCGTGTCTCACTGA
- the fdxA gene encoding ferredoxin FdxA has product MTHVVTENCIKCKYTDCVDVCPVDCFREGPNFLVIDPDECIDCAVCIPECPANAIFAEEDVPADQLAFIKLNVDLSQLKSWKSITKRKASLPDADEWNGKPNKVDLLER; this is encoded by the coding sequence ATGACTCACGTCGTTACCGAAAACTGCATCAAGTGCAAGTACACCGATTGCGTGGACGTTTGCCCCGTGGACTGCTTCCGTGAAGGCCCCAACTTTCTGGTGATCGATCCCGATGAATGTATTGACTGCGCCGTCTGCATTCCCGAGTGCCCGGCCAATGCCATCTTTGCCGAAGAAGATGTGCCTGCCGATCAACTGGCCTTCATCAAGCTGAACGTGGATCTGTCCCAGCTCAAGAGCTGGAAGAGCATCACCAAGCGCAAGGCTTCGCTGCCCGACGCCGACGAGTGGAATGGCAAGCCGAACAAAGTGGATTTGCTGGAGCGCTAA
- a CDS encoding sulfate adenylyltransferase subunit 1, whose protein sequence is MTETINSVAASANQSSASGQFDAHNSSALRFITCGSVDDGKSTLIGRLLVDTRAVLQDQLAGVTKSGETDLALLTDGLAAEREQGITIDVAYRYFATESRKFIIGDAPGHEQYTRNMVTAASSADAAVVLVDATKLDWKNADLELLPQTRRHSLLAHLLRVNSLVFAVNKLDAVQDPALAFAHINAALQKFTASADIKITATVPVSALKGYNVVNSTDGWAGYHGPSLLQLLEQLPNTPTDSDLALAFPVQWVEKFSSSSDTSQGRRVFWGRVATGVARVGTRVQILPSGQLATVAQVIDHARAPKDVTAGLSAGITLDREVDVSRGDWIIAAPVQADVAEDDFDAPAAASPWPSSREITVTVAWMDTEPLVPGRVYWALHGHRWVKAKARRLVHRLNINTLDKEDAQQLEANAIGQVELVLQEAIPAAPFTQARQLGSLILVDTASNATAGAALVN, encoded by the coding sequence ATGACTGAAACTATTAATTCCGTAGCTGCTAGCGCAAACCAATCAAGCGCTTCAGGCCAATTTGATGCTCATAACAGCAGCGCGCTGCGCTTTATCACCTGCGGCTCGGTCGATGACGGCAAGAGCACCCTGATCGGTCGCCTGCTGGTGGATACCCGCGCCGTGCTGCAGGATCAGCTGGCCGGCGTCACCAAGTCCGGCGAGACGGATCTGGCCCTGCTGACCGACGGGCTGGCCGCCGAGCGCGAGCAAGGCATCACGATCGATGTGGCCTACCGCTACTTCGCGACCGAGTCGCGCAAGTTCATCATCGGCGACGCACCCGGTCACGAGCAGTACACCCGCAATATGGTGACGGCCGCATCAAGCGCCGATGCCGCCGTGGTGCTGGTCGATGCCACCAAGCTGGACTGGAAGAATGCCGATCTTGAGCTGCTGCCCCAGACCCGCCGCCACAGCCTGCTGGCCCATCTGCTGCGCGTGAATTCGCTGGTGTTTGCCGTCAACAAGCTCGACGCCGTGCAGGACCCGGCCCTGGCCTTTGCCCATATCAACGCGGCGCTGCAGAAGTTCACTGCTTCCGCAGACATCAAGATCACAGCCACCGTGCCCGTGTCCGCGCTCAAGGGCTACAACGTGGTCAACAGCACTGACGGCTGGGCCGGCTACCACGGCCCCAGCCTGCTGCAACTGCTGGAGCAACTGCCCAACACACCGACCGACAGCGATCTGGCACTGGCCTTCCCCGTGCAGTGGGTGGAGAAGTTCTCTTCTTCGTCCGACACCAGCCAGGGCCGCCGCGTGTTCTGGGGCCGTGTCGCCACGGGCGTTGCCCGGGTCGGCACCCGGGTGCAGATTCTGCCCAGCGGCCAACTCGCGACCGTGGCCCAGGTCATAGACCATGCCCGCGCGCCCAAGGACGTGACTGCGGGCCTGTCCGCCGGCATCACGCTGGACCGCGAGGTCGATGTCTCACGCGGCGACTGGATCATTGCCGCCCCCGTGCAAGCCGACGTTGCCGAGGATGACTTTGATGCCCCTGCTGCCGCAAGCCCCTGGCCCAGCAGCCGCGAGATCACCGTCACCGTGGCCTGGATGGACACCGAACCCCTGGTGCCCGGTCGCGTTTACTGGGCGCTGCATGGCCACCGCTGGGTCAAGGCCAAGGCGCGCCGCCTGGTGCACCGCCTCAATATCAATACACTGGACAAGGAAGACGCCCAACAGCTAGAGGCCAATGCCATCGGCCAGGTGGAGCTGGTGCTGCAGGAAGCCATTCCGGCCGCCCCCTTCACCCAGGCCCGCCAGCTGGGCTCGCTGATTCTGGTGGACACTGCCAGCAATGCAACAGCCGGTGCCGCGCTGGTGAACTGA
- the cysD gene encoding sulfate adenylyltransferase subunit CysD: MNARVDTSVLSHLSNRHLDALEEETIFILREVAATFERPTLLFSGGKDSLVMLRCAEKAFGAGRIPYPLLMIDTGHNFPEVTDFRDQRAKELGAELIVRSVEDSMARGTVRLAHPGESRNVHQSVTLLEAIDEFRFDALIGGARRDEEKARAKERIFSHRDSFGQWQPKAQRPELWTLFNTRIAQGEHFRVFPISNWTELDVWQYIARENIALPSIYYTHKRDVVERKGLLVPVTELTPPRDGEEVVQRDVRFRTVGDITCTCPVESTAATAEDIVIETLSAEVSERGATRMDDKTSEASMEKRKKDGYF, from the coding sequence ATGAACGCTCGTGTGGATACTTCCGTGTTGAGCCATCTCAGCAACCGCCACCTTGATGCACTGGAAGAAGAAACCATTTTCATCCTGCGCGAAGTGGCCGCCACCTTTGAACGCCCCACGCTGCTGTTTTCGGGCGGCAAGGATTCGCTGGTCATGCTGCGCTGCGCCGAAAAGGCCTTTGGCGCGGGCCGCATTCCCTATCCCTTGCTGATGATCGACACCGGCCACAACTTCCCCGAAGTGACCGATTTCCGCGACCAGCGAGCCAAGGAACTGGGTGCCGAGCTGATCGTGCGCAGCGTGGAAGACTCCATGGCGCGCGGCACCGTGCGTCTGGCACACCCTGGCGAATCGCGCAATGTGCACCAGTCGGTGACGCTGCTGGAGGCGATTGACGAGTTCCGCTTCGATGCCCTGATCGGCGGCGCGCGCCGCGACGAGGAAAAGGCCCGCGCCAAGGAGCGTATCTTCAGCCACCGCGACAGCTTCGGCCAGTGGCAGCCCAAGGCGCAGCGCCCCGAACTGTGGACGCTGTTCAACACCCGCATTGCACAGGGCGAGCATTTCCGCGTCTTCCCCATCAGCAACTGGACCGAGCTGGATGTGTGGCAGTACATCGCCCGTGAAAACATCGCCCTGCCATCGATCTACTACACCCACAAGCGCGATGTGGTGGAGCGCAAGGGCCTGCTGGTGCCCGTGACCGAACTGACCCCGCCGCGTGACGGCGAGGAAGTCGTGCAGCGCGATGTGCGTTTCCGTACCGTGGGCGATATCACCTGCACCTGCCCCGTGGAAAGCACCGCAGCAACGGCCGAAGATATCGTGATCGAAACCCTGAGCGCCGAGGTCAGCGAACGTGGCGCGACGCGCATGGACGACAAGACCAGCGAAGCGTCCATGGAAAAGCGCAAGAAAGACGGTTACTTCTGA
- a CDS encoding phosphoadenosine phosphosulfate reductase domain-containing protein encodes MSQLAPVSALDLDLAQINAELGRDAQALVNWAVGLGQPTIVTTNFRPFEAVILHMVTRANPDVPVVWMDNGYNTEATYQFADAVTRQLGLNLKIYLPLRSRAHREAVEGATPALDDPRHAAFTEEVKLEPFARALRETAPKVWFTALRATDTAVRAQMEPVSINPDGLIKVAPLLHWSSKDLYEYCEKHGLPNNFDYVDPTKGEDNRECGLHLSH; translated from the coding sequence ATGAGCCAGCTCGCCCCCGTAAGCGCCCTCGACCTGGATCTGGCACAAATCAATGCCGAACTGGGCCGCGATGCCCAGGCACTGGTGAACTGGGCCGTGGGCCTGGGTCAGCCCACCATAGTCACCACCAACTTCCGCCCCTTCGAGGCTGTGATCCTGCACATGGTGACGCGTGCCAACCCCGACGTGCCCGTGGTCTGGATGGACAACGGCTACAACACCGAAGCCACCTATCAGTTTGCCGATGCGGTGACCAGGCAACTTGGGCTCAATCTCAAGATCTACCTGCCGCTGCGCTCACGCGCCCACCGCGAGGCCGTGGAAGGCGCCACGCCGGCGCTGGACGATCCGCGCCATGCGGCCTTCACCGAAGAAGTGAAGCTGGAGCCTTTTGCCCGCGCCCTGCGCGAAACCGCACCCAAGGTCTGGTTCACTGCTCTGCGCGCCACCGACACCGCCGTGCGAGCACAGATGGAGCCCGTGAGCATCAATCCCGACGGTCTGATCAAGGTTGCACCTCTGCTGCACTGGTCGTCCAAGGATCTGTACGAATACTGCGAAAAGCACGGCCTGCCCAACAATTTTGACTATGTGGACCCGACCAAGGGTGAAGACAACCGCGAGTGCGGCCTGCATTTATCGCACTAA
- a CDS encoding DUF934 domain-containing protein — translation MKILASNEYQAPSESTGNVLVLANDVNALEVNLDGITQVDLHFPNFTDGRAFSQAYLLRRRLKFAGDIRATGDVLIDQLVQMERTGFSSAVLREGVDAADAKRQFERFGGFYQADAVHTQPHFVGVQA, via the coding sequence ATGAAAATTCTGGCAAGCAACGAATACCAGGCCCCCAGCGAGAGCACCGGCAATGTGCTGGTGCTGGCCAACGATGTGAACGCCCTCGAAGTCAATCTCGACGGCATCACGCAGGTGGATCTGCATTTCCCCAACTTCACCGACGGCCGCGCCTTCAGCCAGGCCTATCTGCTGCGCCGCCGTCTGAAGTTTGCGGGTGACATACGTGCCACCGGCGATGTGCTGATCGACCAGTTGGTTCAGATGGAGCGCACGGGCTTCAGCAGCGCCGTGCTGCGCGAAGGCGTGGACGCTGCCGATGCCAAGCGTCAGTTCGAGCGCTTTGGCGGTTTCTACCAGGCCGATGCCGTGCACACACAGCCCCATTTCGTAGGGGTGCAAGCATGA
- a CDS encoding nitrite/sulfite reductase, with translation MYQYTDFDKAFVKQRADQFRDQLQRWQAGKLTEDDFRPLRLQNGWYVQRYAPMLRVAVPYGEINSAQIRVLAKVAREYDEPEAEVFKQALEGQGKLGTTYLPKNCAHFTTRTNVQFNWIPLSKSADVMDLLASVNLHGIQTSGNCIRNTTTDALAGIAPDEIIDPRPYAEILRQWTTLHPEFAFLPRKFKIAITGASEDRAATGWHDVGLHMVKNEAGEIGFKVFVGGGMGRTPVIGTVIREFLPWNQIMNYIEAIVRVYNELGRRDNKYKARIKILVKAEGKAYIDAVEEEFRQIVEVDGGPHTVPQAEFDRVSAMFTTPTLPVVADAAGDEQALIAQTAKEPAFARWIARNVHAHRVAGLRAVTLSFKRVGQAPGDAQSEQLDALAHLVDKFSAGEARVTHDQNVMLPWVQVGQLHALWTEAKALGLASTNVALLTDMIACPGGDFCALANARSLPIADAITARYQDLDELDDIGEIDLHISGCINSCGHHHSGHIGILGVDKDGKEWYQVTLGGSDGSTLSGQAVAGKVIGPSFSAAEVPDVIEAVLSTYRDLRQPGEHFIDAVRRIGLDPFKEAAKAARHPVEAEEEALA, from the coding sequence ATGTATCAATACACCGATTTCGACAAAGCGTTCGTCAAGCAACGCGCCGACCAGTTCCGTGACCAGCTCCAACGCTGGCAGGCAGGCAAGCTCACGGAAGACGACTTCCGCCCGCTGCGCCTGCAAAACGGCTGGTATGTGCAGCGCTATGCCCCAATGCTGCGCGTGGCCGTGCCCTACGGCGAAATCAACTCGGCCCAGATCCGCGTGCTGGCCAAGGTGGCCCGTGAGTACGACGAGCCCGAGGCCGAAGTCTTCAAACAGGCTCTGGAAGGCCAGGGCAAGCTGGGCACGACCTATCTGCCCAAGAACTGCGCCCACTTCACCACCCGCACCAATGTGCAGTTCAACTGGATTCCGCTGAGCAAGTCCGCCGACGTGATGGATCTGCTCGCATCCGTGAACCTGCACGGCATCCAGACCAGCGGCAACTGCATCCGCAACACCACCACCGATGCGCTGGCCGGTATCGCCCCCGACGAGATCATCGACCCCCGTCCCTACGCAGAAATTCTGCGTCAGTGGACCACGCTGCACCCCGAGTTCGCGTTTCTGCCACGCAAGTTCAAGATCGCCATCACCGGCGCCAGCGAAGACCGCGCCGCCACGGGCTGGCATGACGTGGGCCTGCACATGGTCAAGAACGAGGCCGGCGAAATCGGCTTCAAGGTCTTCGTGGGCGGCGGCATGGGCCGCACGCCCGTGATCGGCACCGTGATACGCGAGTTCCTGCCCTGGAACCAGATCATGAATTACATCGAGGCCATCGTCCGCGTCTACAACGAGCTGGGCCGCCGCGACAACAAGTACAAGGCCCGTATCAAGATTCTGGTCAAAGCCGAAGGCAAAGCCTATATCGACGCCGTGGAAGAGGAATTCCGCCAGATCGTCGAAGTGGACGGAGGCCCCCACACCGTGCCCCAGGCCGAGTTCGATCGCGTGTCTGCCATGTTCACCACGCCCACCCTGCCCGTGGTGGCCGATGCCGCAGGCGATGAGCAGGCCCTGATTGCCCAGACCGCCAAGGAACCCGCCTTTGCACGCTGGATTGCCCGCAACGTCCACGCCCATCGCGTGGCCGGTCTGCGCGCCGTGACCCTGTCCTTCAAGCGTGTGGGCCAGGCCCCCGGCGATGCACAAAGCGAACAGCTCGACGCACTGGCTCATCTGGTGGACAAGTTCTCTGCCGGCGAAGCCCGCGTGACGCACGACCAGAACGTGATGCTGCCCTGGGTGCAGGTCGGCCAGCTGCATGCGCTGTGGACCGAGGCCAAGGCCCTGGGTCTGGCCAGCACCAATGTGGCGCTGCTCACCGACATGATTGCCTGCCCCGGCGGTGACTTCTGCGCGCTGGCCAATGCCCGCAGCCTGCCGATTGCCGACGCCATCACGGCCCGCTACCAGGATCTGGACGAGCTGGACGACATCGGCGAGATCGATCTGCATATCAGCGGTTGCATCAACAGCTGCGGCCACCACCACAGCGGCCATATCGGCATCCTGGGCGTGGATAAGGACGGCAAGGAGTGGTATCAGGTCACGCTGGGCGGCTCCGACGGCTCCACCCTGTCCGGCCAGGCCGTGGCCGGCAAGGTCATCGGCCCCTCGTTCAGCGCAGCCGAAGTGCCCGATGTGATCGAAGCCGTGCTCAGCACCTATCGCGACCTGCGCCAGCCCGGCGAGCACTTCATCGACGCCGTGCGCCGCATCGGCCTGGATCCCTTCAAGGAGGCCGCCAAGGCAGCCCGCCACCCTGTGGAAGCCGAAGAAGAAGCGCTGGCCTGA
- a CDS encoding hemolysin family protein → MEIAILFALICLNGVFAMSEIALVTARKSRMQKLVDEGDSGAAAAIKLGEDPTRFLSTIQIGITSIGVLNGIVGEAALAGPLAVWMTESGMQAKTAGYVSTGLVVLLITYFSIVVGELVPKRLGQTHPEALARLISRPINFLALATKPFVWLLSASTRGLLKVLGVKESNGSVVTEEEIQAILVEGHTAGVIESQEHTMVRNVFRLDDRQIGSLMVPRSDVICLDIDASLEETLARVEQADHARFPVVRGDMNNIVGVLNARQWLTQALLNKSQQALKDQPLQAALYVPETITGMELLDNFRTSDLHMAFVIDEYGEVQGIVTLQDLIEAITGEFQPRDPETSWAVQREDGSWLLDGHIPVPELKDRLSLHTVPEEERGRYHTLSGMIMLLLGRVPTEADVVEWEDWRFEVVDMDGKTLDKVLASKLEPLVTVASLSSE, encoded by the coding sequence ATGGAAATAGCCATACTTTTCGCTCTCATCTGTCTGAACGGCGTCTTCGCCATGTCGGAAATTGCGCTGGTCACCGCCCGCAAGAGCCGCATGCAGAAACTGGTGGATGAGGGCGACAGCGGCGCTGCAGCTGCTATCAAATTGGGTGAGGACCCGACGCGCTTCCTCTCCACCATCCAGATCGGTATCACCTCCATCGGCGTGCTCAACGGTATCGTGGGCGAAGCCGCCCTGGCCGGCCCTCTGGCCGTCTGGATGACCGAATCCGGCATGCAGGCCAAGACCGCAGGCTATGTCTCCACCGGCCTGGTGGTGTTGCTGATCACCTACTTCTCCATCGTCGTGGGCGAGCTGGTTCCCAAGCGCCTGGGCCAGACCCATCCCGAGGCCCTGGCGCGCCTGATCTCGCGTCCCATCAACTTCCTGGCCCTGGCTACCAAACCCTTTGTCTGGTTGCTGTCGGCATCGACACGCGGCCTGCTCAAGGTCCTGGGCGTCAAGGAGAGCAATGGCAGTGTGGTGACCGAAGAGGAAATCCAGGCCATTTTGGTGGAAGGCCACACGGCCGGCGTGATCGAGTCACAGGAGCACACCATGGTGCGCAATGTGTTCCGTCTGGACGATCGCCAGATCGGCTCGCTGATGGTGCCGCGCAGCGATGTCATCTGTCTCGATATTGACGCGAGCCTGGAGGAGACTCTGGCCCGTGTCGAACAGGCCGACCATGCGCGCTTCCCCGTCGTGCGCGGCGATATGAACAATATCGTGGGCGTGCTCAATGCCCGCCAGTGGCTGACGCAGGCCTTGCTCAACAAGAGCCAGCAGGCGCTCAAGGACCAGCCTCTGCAGGCTGCCCTCTATGTGCCCGAGACCATTACCGGCATGGAGTTGCTGGACAATTTCCGCACCTCCGATCTGCATATGGCCTTTGTGATCGACGAGTACGGCGAGGTGCAGGGCATTGTCACGCTGCAGGATCTGATCGAGGCAATTACCGGTGAATTCCAGCCGCGTGATCCAGAAACCAGCTGGGCCGTGCAGCGCGAAGACGGCAGCTGGCTCCTGGACGGCCATATTCCCGTGCCCGAACTCAAGGACCGCCTGAGCCTGCATACCGTGCCCGAGGAAGAGCGAGGCCGCTATCACACCCTGAGCGGCATGATCATGCTGCTGCTGGGCCGCGTGCCCACCGAGGCCGATGTGGTGGAGTGGGAAGACTGGCGCTTTGAAGTCGTGGACATGGACGGCAAGACGCTGGACAAGGTGCTGGCGAGCAAGCTGGAGCCCCTGGTCACCGTGGCGTCGTTAAGCAGCGAATAA